One window of Medicago truncatula cultivar Jemalong A17 chromosome 2, MtrunA17r5.0-ANR, whole genome shotgun sequence genomic DNA carries:
- the LOC11411899 gene encoding calcium-binding protein PBP1, with amino-acid sequence MELDFDLDFEDYFPSMVASLGAEAFIGELCYGFHLLMDVNKGLITFESLKMNCFMLGMEVKDDELVYMLMEGDLDGDGALNPMEFCILMFRLSPCLMEGPKMCTNPQGVNPMLM; translated from the coding sequence ATGGAGTTGGATTTTGACTTGGATTTTGAGGACTACTTTCCATCCATGGTTGCGAGTTTAGGAGCAGAAGCATTTATAGGTGAACTTTGCTACGGGTTTCATTTGCTTATGGATGTCAACAAGGGTCTTATAACATTTGAGAGTTTGAAGATGAATTGTTTCATGCTTGGTATGGAGGTGAAGGATGATGAGCTCGTGTACATGCTAATGGAAGGTGATTTGGATGGAGATGGTGCTTTAAATCCAATGGAGTTTTGCATTCTTATGTTTAGGTTGAGTCCATGTTTAATGGAAGGACCTAAAATGTGCACAAATCCTCAAGGTGTGAATCCAATGTTAATGTGA
- the LOC11405755 gene encoding G-type lectin S-receptor-like serine/threonine-protein kinase At4g27290 translates to MESFKVLVYCFLVFHFIPTSNTLETIVPGQSLKHNETLISTNETFEAGFFNFGDSNIQYFGIWYKDISPKTPVWIANRDVPLGNSSGVLNLTDKGTLVIVDSKEVMIWSSNTSTTAVKPSLQLLETGNLVVKDEIDPDKILWQSFDLPSDTLIPGMRIRSNLLTGNYTSLVSWRDTQDPATGLYSYHIDINGYPQVVIKKRNTLLFRVGSWNGNFLSGISSTTLYKSFNISFVITEKEVSYGYELLDKSIVSRYMLTPIGQVSRYMLSDQTKSWQLVFVGPSDQCDNYALCGANSNCDIDNSPICECFKGFIPKSQEKWSSQNWTDGCVRRVQLDCDNRDRFLKRMGMKLPDTSKSWFNKSMNLEECERFCIRNCSCTAYANLDVRDGGSGCLLWFNNILDVRKLPSGGQDLYIRVAASELDHSTGLNKKKLAGILVGCILFIAIMVILGVAIHRNQRRKLENPEQNQVFSLSNHTDNKKNEDIDIPIFELSTIAIATNNFSIDNKLGQGGFGPVYKGKLENGQDIAVKRLCNTSGQGPKEFINEVKLIANLQHRNLVKLLGCCVQNDEKLLIYEFMINRSLDYFIFDQTRKSLLNWTRRFQVICGIARGLLYLHEDSRLRIIHRDLKTSNILLDENMNPKISDFGLARTLWGDEAEGETRRIVGTYGYMSPEFATRGFFSVKSDVFSFGVIILETISGNKNREYCDYDDLDLLGYAWRLWSETTPLELIEESLRDSTVGAEAEILRCIQIGLLCVQEKADDRPDMSAAVLMLNGEKALPNPKEPAFYPRQCDSSSGTSNLHSNNDVSMTLLQGR, encoded by the exons ATGGAAAGCTTCAAGGTGCTAGTTTATTGCTTCCTTGTCTTCCACTTCATCCCAACGTCCAATACCTTAGAAACCATTGTTCCAGGACAATCTCTCAAACATAATGAGACTTTAATCTCTACAAATGAGACTTTTGAAGCAGGTTTCTTCAACTTTGGAGATTCAAATATTCAATATTTTGGTATATGGTACAAAGACATTTCACCAAAAACTCCTGTGTGGATAGCAAATAGAGATGTTCCATTAGGAAACTCATCAGGAGTTTTGAATCTTACAGATAAAGGAACTCTTGTTATTGTCGATTCCAAAGAGGTTATGATATGGTCATCTAATACATCAACAACAGCAGTAAAACCAAGTTTGCAGCTCTTGGAAACTGGAAATCTAGTTGTAAAAGATGAAATCGACCCGGATAAAATTTTGTGGCAAAGTTTTGATCTTCCTAGTGATACTTTGATTCCAGGTATGAGAATTAGAAGTAACTTATTAACTGGAAATTATACAAGTTTGGTATCTTGGCGAGACACGCAAGATCCTGCTACTGGTTTGTATTCATATCATATAGATATTAATGGTTATCCTCAAGTAgtgattaaaaaaagaaacacattATTATTTAGAGTAGGTTCATGGAATGGAAATTTTTTATCCGGAATCTCTTCTACGACGCTTTACAAATCCTTCAATATTTCATTTGTGATTACTGAAAAGGAAGTTTCTTATGGATATGAACTTTTGGACAAGTCCATTGTTTCAAGGTACATGCTAACTCCAATCGGTCAAGTATCGCGTTACATGTTGTCCGATCAGACAAAGAGTTGGCAACTTGTCTTTGTTGGTCCTTCGGATCAGTGCGATAATTATGCTCTTTGTGGTGCAAATTCTAATTGTGATATTGATAATTCTCCAATATGTGAATGTTTTAAAGGTTTCATTCCAAAATCTCAGGAAAAGTGGAGTTCCCAAAATTGGACTGATGGTTGTGTTAGGAGAGTTCAGTTAGATTGTGACAACAGGGATCGCTTTTTGAAACGTATGGGAATGAAGTTGCCAGATACATCAAAATCTTGGTTTAATAAGAGCATGAACCTCGAAGAATGTGAGCGATTCTGTATCAGAAACTGTTCTTGTACAGCATATGCAAATTTAGATGTCAGAGATGGTGGAAGTGGCTGCTTGCTTTGGTTTAATAACATTTTGGATGTCAGAAAATTACCCTCTGGAGGACAAGACCTTTACATAAGAGTTGCAGCTTCAGAATTAG ACCATAGCACAGGCTTGAACAAGAAGAAACTTGCAGGAATTCTAGTAGGCTGTATTTTGTTTATTGCGATCATGGTCATACTTGGAGTCGCCATACATCGCAATCAGAGGAGGAAACTAGAGAACCCTG AGCAGAACCAAGTATTTAGCTTGAGCAATCACACTGACAACAAAAAGAATGAAGACATTGACATACCAATATTTGAATTATCAACTATAGCTATTGCAACCAATAACTTCTCGATTGATAATAAATTGGGGCAAGGAGGATTTGGACCGGTTTACAAG GGTAAATTGGAAAATGGACAAGATATAGCTGTGAAGAGGCTTTGCAATACTTCAGGACAAGGACCAAAAGAGTTCATAAATGAAGTTAAGCTAATTGCCAATCTTCAGCATCGAAATCTAGTAAAGCTACTTGGTTGTTGCGTTCAAAACGATGAGAAACTCTTGATATATGAATTCATGATCAACAGAAGCCTGGACTACTTCATTTTTG ATCAAACTAGAAAAAGTTTACTGAATTGGACTCGACGATTCCAAGTTATTTGTGGGATTGCTCGAGGACTTCTCTATCTTCATGAAGATTCTAGATTAAGGATTATCCACAGAGATCTCAAGACCAGCAATATTCTTCTAGACGAAAATATGAATCCTAAAATATCAGACTTCGGTCTTGCTCGAACATTATGGGGAGATGAAGCTGAAGGAGAAACAAGAAGAATAGTAGGAACTTA TGGTTACATGTCTCCAGAATTCGCGACACGTGGATTTTTCTCGGTGAAATCTGATGTCTTTAGTTTTGGCGTTATTATACTAGAGACAATTAGTGGAAACAAGAACCGGGAATATTGTGACTATGATGATCTTGATCTTCTTGGATAT GCATGGAGATTGTGGAGCGAAACAACGCCGTTGGAGCTGATAGAAGAATCGCTACGCGATTCCACTGTTGGAGCAGAAGCTGAAATATTGAGATGTATTCAGATAGGGCTTTTATGTGTTCAAGAGAAAGCTGATGATAGGCCAGACATGTCAGCTGCAGTTCTAATGCTGAATGGTGAAAAAGCATTGCCTAATCCAAAGGAACCTGCCTTTTATCCGCGTCAATGCGACTCTTCATCGGGAACTAGTAACCTGCATTCAAATAATGATGTTTCCATGACATTGTTACAAGGAAGATAG
- the LOC11406881 gene encoding G-type lectin S-receptor-like serine/threonine-protein kinase At4g27290: protein MLLMEIFKVLVLCFLVFNFIPCFNTLETLVPGQSIKDNETLISKDGTFEAGFFNLGDSNNQYFGVWYKDISPITVVWIANRDSPLGNSLGVFNVTDKGNLVIVDSKGAMIWSSNTSTTDAKPTVQVLDSGNLVVKDETNQDKFLWQSFDKPGDTLLPGMKIRSNLVNGDIKGLVSWRDTHDPSTGLYSYIIDTNGLPQVVITKGNSFYVRIGSWNGNMLTGIPSTTLYSNFNFTFFFTETEVSYGYELLESSIVSRYMLTSTGQMTRYIFSDQKKSFELFFLGPADSCDNYLICGANSNCDPNNTPACECLKGFIPKSKEKWNSQIWSDGCVRRVQLDCDNRDRFSKRMGMKLPDTSKSWFNKSMSLEECEKSCLGNCNCTAYASLDVRDGGSGCILWFNNILDAKKLRAGGQDLYIRVAASELDNNTGINKKLAGILVGCIMFTLIMIILGVAIYRNRRKKPEKRVMNPVFSFKNHTDSNESEDIDIPIFDLSTIANATNNFSIDNKLGQGGFGPVYKGKLENGQDIAVKRLCNTSSQGPKEFINEVKLIANLQHRNLVKLLGCCIHLDERLLIYEFMINRSLDYFIFDQTRRSSLHWTRRFQIIRGIARGLLYLHEDSRLRIIHRDLKTSNILLDKNMNPKISDFGLARTLWGDEAEVETIRVVGTHGYISPEYAARGFFSVKSDVFSFGVIILETITGKKNREYSDHHDLDLLGYAWRMWCDSTPLMLIDESLSDSIAVAEPEILRCIQIGLLCVQERPDDRPDMSAAVLMLNGEKALPKPKEPAFFPHQFGSSSGTTKLYSNNEVSITMLEAR from the exons ATGCTTTTGATGGAAATCTTCAAGGTGCtagttttgtgttttcttgTATTCAACTTCATACCATGCTTCAATACCTTGGAGACCCTTGTTCCAGGACAATCAATCAAAGATAATGAGACACTAATCTCAAAAGATGGAACTTTTGAAGCTGGTTTCTTCAACTTAGGAGATTCAAATAACCAATATTTTGGTGTATGGTACAAGGATATTTCACCAATAACTGTTGTGTGGATAGCAAATAGAGATTCTCCATTAGGAAACTCATTAGGAGTTTTTAATGTAACTGATAAAGGAAACCTTGTTATTGTTGATTCCAAAGGGGCTATGATATGGTCCTCTAATACCTCAACAACAGATGCAAAACCAACTGTGCAGGTCTTGGATAGTGGTAACCTAGTTGTGAAAGATGAAACCAACCAAGATAAATTTTTGTGGCAAAGTTTTGATAAACCTGGTGACACTTTACTCCCAGGTATGAAAATCAGAAGCAACTTAGTAAATGGTGATATTAAAGGTTTGGTATCTTGGAGAGATACACATGATCCTTCTACTGGTTTATATTCATATATTATAGATACTAATGGTTTACCTCAAGTAGTGATTACAAAAGGAAACTCATTTTATGTCAGAATAGGTTCATGGAATGGAAATATGTTAACTGGAATTCCTTCTACGACGCTTTACTCAAActttaatttcacttttttttttactgagaCGGAAGTTTCTTATGGATATGAACTTTTGGAATCATCAATAGTTTCAAGGTACATGCTCACATCGACAGGGCAAATGACGCGTTACATATTTTCGGACCAGAAAAAGAGTTTTGAACTTTTCTTTCTTGGCCCTGCAGACAGTTGTGATAACTATCTTATCTGTGGTGCAAATTCTAATTGTGATCCTAATAACACACCAGCATGTGAATGTCTTAAAGGTTTCATTCCGAAGTCTAAAGAAAAGTGGAATTCACAAATTTGGTCGGATGGTTGTGTTAGGAGAGTTCAGTTAGATTGTGACAACAGGGATCGCTTTTCAAAACGTATGGGAATGAAGTTGCCTGATACATCAAAATCTTGGTTTAATAAGAGTATGAGCCTTGAAGAATGTGAGAAATCCTGTCTAGGAAACTGTAATTGCACAGCATATGCAAGTTTAGATGTCAGAGATGGTGGAAGTGGTTGCATACTTTGGTTTAATAACATTCTTGATGCCAAAAAACTACGTGCTGGAGGACAAGACCTTTACATAAGAGTTGCAGCTTCAGAACTAG ACAATAACACAGGCATCAACAAGAAACTTGCTGGAATTTTAGTAGGCTGTATTATGTTTACTTTGATCATGATAATTCTGGGGGTCGCCATATATCGCAATCGGAGGAAGAAACCAGAGAAGCGAG TGATGAATCCGGTATTTAGCTTCAAGAATCACACTGACAGCAATGAGAGTGAAGATATTGACATACCAATATTTGATTTATCCACCATTGCTAATGCAACCAATAACTTTTCCATTGATAACAAATTGGGGCAAGGAGGATTTGGACCAGTTTATAAG GGTAAATTGGAAAATGGACAAGATATAGCAGTGAAGAGGCTCTGCAATACTTCATCGCAAGGGCCAAAAGAGTTCATAAATGAAGTTAAGCTAATTGCGAATCTTCAGCACAGAAATCTTGTGAAACTACTTGGCTGTTGCATTCATCTGGACGAGAGACTCTTGATATATGAATTCATGATAAACAGAAGCTTGGACTACTTcatttttg ATCAAACTAGAAGAAGTTCATTGCATTGGACTCGAAGATTTCAAATTATTCGTGGGATCGCTCGAGGACTTCTTTATCTTCATGAAGATTCTAGATTAAGGATTATCCACAGAGATCTCAAGACCAGCAATATTCTTCTAGACAAAAATATGAATCCTAAAATATCAGACTTCGGTCTTGCTAGAACATTATGGGGAGATGAAGCTGAAGTCGAAACAATTAGAGTAGTAGGAACTCA tgGTTACATATCTCCAGAGTATGCAGCACGTGGATTTTTCTCCGTGAAATCAGATGTCTTTAGTTTCGGTGTTATTATACTAGAGACAATAACTGGAAAAAAGAACAGGGAATATAGTGACCATCATGATCTTGACCTTCTTGGATAT GCATGGAGAATGTGGTGTGACTCAACGCCGTTGATGCTGATAGATGAATCTCTAAGCGATTCGATTGCTGTAGCCGAACCTGAAATATTGAGATGTATTCAGATAGGGCTTTTATGTGTGCAAGAGAGACCTGATGACAGACCAGACATGTCAGCAGCAGTTCTAATGCTGAATGGTGAAAAAGCATTGCCTAAGCCAAAGGAACCAGCCTTCTTTCCACACCAATTCGGCTCGTCATCAGGAACTACTAAGTTGTATTCAAACAATGAAGTTTCCATAACAATGTTAGAAGCAAGATAG